One window of Nonomuraea muscovyensis genomic DNA carries:
- a CDS encoding NAD(P)H-dependent oxidoreductase subunit E, translating to MDLRFRDVEPTEEERAAVDALLGPPASAWEGGPRTDADLRVAARAERSRDLLLPALHAVNDRVGWVSEGALDYICRRLTVPPAEAYGVASFYSLLSLEPRPARVLHVCTDLACQARGGDEVRRRVEERLGPPGEGWQPSPCLGLCERAPAALALEAGETPRATVYGPATAAEPAAHDETDGPVTDGPVTDGPVTDGPVASGPVASGPVTGWRDEETCEPAAEAAVPQAGRPELVLLRRIGVVDPASLDDYRAHGGYAALRRALRLGPAGVIREVLESGLVGRGGAAFPTGRKWDATARRPDHPHYLVCNADESEPGTFKDRVLMEGDPYALVEAMTVAAYATGCAKGYLYIRGEYPRATRRLEHAIATARARGLLGGDILGHGFSFDIELRRGAGAYICGEETAIFNSIEGYRGEPRSKPPFPVEKGLFGKPTVVNNVETLVNVLPILEHGAQAYAAVGTKESTGTKLFCVSGTVDKPGVYELPFGATLRDLLDLARPVGTLRAVLLGGAAGAFVTDPDVPLTFEGTRQAGATLGSGVVLVLNDTVDLKAILLRIAEFFRDESCGQCVPCRVGTVRQEEALHRLSGRVDQRDLLLLREVGRTMRDASICGLGQTAWNAVESAIDRLGVYS from the coding sequence GTGGACCTGCGATTCCGCGACGTCGAGCCGACCGAGGAGGAGCGCGCGGCGGTCGACGCGCTCCTCGGCCCGCCCGCCAGCGCCTGGGAGGGCGGCCCGCGCACGGACGCCGACCTGCGCGTCGCCGCCCGCGCCGAGCGGTCCCGCGACCTGCTGCTGCCCGCGCTGCACGCGGTCAACGACCGGGTGGGCTGGGTCAGCGAGGGCGCGCTCGACTACATCTGCCGCCGCCTCACCGTTCCACCCGCCGAGGCGTACGGCGTGGCGTCGTTCTACTCGCTGCTGTCGCTGGAGCCGCGCCCCGCGCGGGTGCTGCACGTCTGCACCGACCTGGCCTGCCAGGCGCGGGGCGGCGACGAGGTGCGGCGGCGTGTCGAGGAACGGCTCGGCCCGCCGGGCGAGGGCTGGCAGCCGAGCCCGTGCCTCGGGCTGTGCGAGCGCGCCCCGGCGGCGCTCGCCCTGGAGGCGGGCGAGACCCCGCGCGCGACGGTCTACGGCCCGGCCACGGCGGCCGAACCGGCGGCGCACGACGAGACGGACGGGCCGGTGACGGACGGGCCGGTAACGGACGGGCCGGTAACGGACGGGCCAGTGGCGAGCGGGCCAGTGGCGAGCGGGCCGGTGACGGGCTGGCGCGACGAGGAGACGTGTGAGCCGGCGGCGGAGGCGGCCGTGCCGCAGGCCGGGCGGCCGGAGCTGGTGCTGCTGCGCCGGATCGGCGTGGTGGACCCGGCCAGCCTGGACGACTACCGGGCGCACGGCGGGTACGCGGCGCTGCGCCGGGCCCTGCGCCTCGGGCCGGCCGGCGTGATCCGGGAGGTGCTGGAGTCGGGCCTGGTGGGCCGGGGCGGCGCCGCGTTCCCGACCGGCCGCAAGTGGGACGCCACGGCCCGCCGGCCCGACCACCCCCACTACCTGGTGTGCAACGCCGACGAGAGCGAGCCCGGCACGTTCAAGGACCGGGTGCTCATGGAGGGCGACCCGTACGCGCTGGTCGAGGCCATGACGGTCGCGGCCTACGCCACCGGGTGCGCCAAGGGCTACCTCTACATCAGGGGCGAGTACCCGCGGGCCACCCGCCGGCTGGAACACGCCATCGCCACGGCCCGCGCCAGGGGCCTGCTCGGCGGCGACATCCTCGGCCACGGCTTCTCGTTCGACATCGAGCTGCGGCGCGGCGCGGGCGCGTACATCTGCGGCGAGGAGACCGCGATCTTCAACTCGATCGAGGGGTACCGGGGCGAGCCGCGCAGCAAGCCGCCGTTCCCGGTGGAGAAGGGCCTGTTCGGCAAGCCGACGGTGGTCAACAACGTCGAGACGCTGGTCAACGTGCTGCCGATCCTGGAGCACGGCGCCCAGGCGTACGCGGCCGTGGGCACGAAGGAGTCCACGGGCACCAAGCTGTTCTGCGTGTCCGGCACGGTGGACAAGCCGGGCGTGTACGAGCTGCCGTTCGGGGCGACGCTGCGGGACCTGCTGGACCTCGCCCGGCCGGTGGGCACGCTGCGGGCGGTGCTGCTCGGCGGCGCGGCCGGCGCGTTCGTGACCGACCCCGACGTCCCGCTGACGTTCGAGGGCACCAGGCAGGCGGGCGCCACGCTCGGGTCCGGCGTGGTGCTCGTCCTGAACGACACCGTGGACCTCAAGGCCATCCTGCTGCGCATCGCGGAGTTCTTCCGCGACGAGTCCTGCGGCCAGTGCGTGCCGTGCCGCGTCGGCACCGTACGCCAGGAGGAGGCCCTGCACCGGCTGTCCGGCCGGGTCGACCAGCGCGACCTGCTGCTCCTGCGGGAGGTCGGCCGCACCATGAGGGACGCCTCCATCTGCGGTCTGGGCCAGACGGCCTGGAACGCGGTGGAGTCGGCCATCGACCGTCTGGGGGTGTACTCGTGA
- a CDS encoding sulfite exporter TauE/SafE family protein, giving the protein MDAASTGLLLLAGIASGLAGSVAGLASLFSYPALLAVGLPPIVANVTNTVAMFSTTVGAAAGSRAELRGQRVRVAKLVVLAAVGGSLGAWLLLSTPASAFELVVPWLIALGSVLLLVRDPLRRFADRRAAAASVSAAAGRARGSLPLAATVVLVGLYGGYFGAAAGVLMLAVLAASATEPLPVTNAVKNIATGAANITAAVAYAFLAPVHWPAAGALAVGCLAGSWVGPAVVRRLPEKPLRFAIALAGLGLALHLWLSAVS; this is encoded by the coding sequence GTGGACGCCGCCTCCACGGGCCTGCTGCTCCTGGCCGGGATCGCCTCCGGACTGGCCGGCTCGGTCGCCGGACTGGCCTCGCTGTTCAGCTATCCGGCGCTGCTGGCCGTCGGGCTGCCGCCGATCGTCGCGAACGTCACCAACACGGTGGCCATGTTCTCGACCACGGTCGGCGCCGCCGCGGGCTCGCGCGCCGAGCTGCGCGGCCAGCGGGTGCGCGTCGCCAAGCTGGTCGTCCTCGCCGCCGTGGGCGGCTCACTTGGGGCGTGGTTGCTGCTGAGCACCCCGGCCTCGGCGTTCGAGCTCGTCGTCCCGTGGCTCATCGCGCTCGGCTCGGTGCTCCTGCTCGTCCGCGATCCGCTCCGGCGGTTCGCCGACCGGCGCGCCGCCGCCGCCTCGGTCTCCGCCGCCGCCGGCCGGGCTCGCGGGAGCCTGCCTCTGGCGGCGACGGTCGTGCTGGTCGGCCTGTACGGCGGCTACTTCGGCGCGGCGGCGGGCGTGCTCATGCTGGCCGTGCTGGCGGCCTCGGCGACCGAGCCGCTGCCGGTGACCAACGCCGTCAAGAACATCGCCACCGGTGCCGCGAACATCACCGCCGCCGTCGCCTACGCCTTCCTCGCCCCCGTGCACTGGCCGGCCGCGGGCGCGCTCGCGGTCGGCTGCCTGGCGGGAAGCTGGGTCGGTCCCGCCGTCGTGCGGCGGCTGCCGGAGAAGCCGCTGCGCTTCGCCATCGCGCTCGCGGGTCTCGGGCTCGCCCTGCATCTCTGGCTGTCCGCCGTGAGCTAG
- a CDS encoding molybdopterin oxidoreductase family protein: MSYDRLTRPLVRENGVLRPATWDEALDRAAEGFRRNIARHGPDCFAMLSCARSTNEMNYVGQKFTRVVIGTNNVDSCNRTCHAPSVAGLSAVFGSGGGTSSYQEVEDTDVIVMWGSAARNAHPIFFHHVLKGLRNGARMFAVDPRRTGTAQWADLWLGLNVGTDIPLAHAVAREIIHAGLHNEAFIARATSGFAEFRAAVEPWTLTAAEQVTGVPATAIRELAHAYARADRAQLCWTLGITEHHNATDNVRALINLALLTGHVGRYGSGLSPLRGQNNVQGGGDMGAIPNRLPGFQDILDTEVRARFEGVWRVPIQPRYGRNLTQMLEGMAEGEVTTCYLIGENPVQSEADSLACVKRLSMLDHLVVQDIFLTKTAQMADVVLPASAAWCEAEGTFTNSERRVQRVRRALDPPGEARDDIEILCELARRLGHDWHYDGAEEVWDELRRLSPAHAGMTYRRLEDLQGIQWPCPSEDSVEPPYLHGRLWESDPVRRGRPAPFAVIPHRPPVDLLDEEYPLRLTTGRRLDSYNTGVQSSGFASPLRRGETIEMCPEDAARLGLVAGEEVRITSRRGSVVAPVYVDPALRPGLVFMTMHFPDEVDTNALTIEATCPIAGTAEFKAAAVRVERLVPQPAPQPSLRSAPQPVQAG; this comes from the coding sequence ATGAGCTATGACCGCCTGACCCGTCCACTGGTGCGTGAGAACGGGGTGCTGCGGCCCGCGACCTGGGACGAGGCCCTGGACCGGGCCGCCGAGGGATTTCGCCGCAACATCGCCCGGCACGGGCCCGACTGCTTCGCCATGCTGTCGTGCGCCCGTTCGACGAACGAGATGAACTACGTCGGGCAGAAGTTCACCCGCGTGGTGATCGGCACCAACAACGTGGACTCGTGCAACCGCACCTGTCACGCGCCGAGCGTCGCCGGGCTGTCGGCGGTGTTCGGCAGCGGCGGCGGGACGTCCTCCTACCAGGAGGTGGAGGACACCGACGTGATCGTGATGTGGGGGTCGGCGGCGCGCAACGCCCACCCGATCTTCTTCCACCATGTGCTGAAGGGGCTGCGCAACGGCGCCCGGATGTTCGCGGTGGACCCGCGCCGCACCGGCACCGCCCAGTGGGCCGACCTGTGGCTGGGGCTGAACGTGGGCACCGACATCCCGCTGGCCCACGCCGTGGCCCGGGAGATCATCCACGCCGGGCTGCACAACGAGGCGTTCATCGCGCGGGCGACCAGCGGGTTCGCCGAGTTCCGGGCGGCGGTGGAGCCGTGGACGCTGACCGCCGCCGAACAGGTGACCGGCGTGCCGGCCACGGCCATCCGCGAGCTGGCCCACGCCTACGCCCGCGCCGACCGGGCCCAGCTCTGCTGGACCCTCGGCATCACCGAGCACCACAACGCCACCGACAACGTCCGCGCGCTGATCAACCTGGCGCTGCTGACGGGCCACGTGGGCCGCTACGGCTCGGGCCTGTCGCCGCTGCGCGGCCAGAACAACGTGCAGGGCGGCGGCGACATGGGCGCCATCCCCAACCGCCTGCCGGGCTTCCAGGACATCCTCGACACCGAGGTGCGCGCCCGGTTCGAGGGCGTGTGGCGGGTGCCGATCCAGCCCCGGTACGGGCGCAACCTGACCCAGATGCTGGAGGGCATGGCCGAGGGCGAGGTCACCACCTGCTACCTCATCGGCGAGAACCCGGTCCAGTCCGAGGCCGACTCGCTGGCCTGCGTCAAGCGCCTGTCGATGCTCGACCACCTGGTGGTCCAGGACATCTTCCTCACCAAGACCGCGCAGATGGCCGACGTGGTGCTGCCGGCCAGCGCCGCCTGGTGCGAGGCCGAGGGCACGTTCACCAACAGCGAGCGGCGGGTGCAGCGGGTGCGCCGGGCCCTCGACCCGCCGGGCGAGGCGCGCGACGACATCGAGATCCTGTGCGAGCTGGCGCGCCGGCTCGGCCACGACTGGCACTACGACGGCGCCGAGGAGGTCTGGGATGAGCTGCGCCGCCTGTCTCCCGCGCACGCCGGGATGACGTACCGGCGGCTGGAGGACCTGCAGGGCATCCAGTGGCCGTGCCCGTCGGAGGACTCGGTCGAGCCGCCCTACCTGCACGGGCGGCTGTGGGAGAGCGACCCGGTCAGGCGCGGCCGGCCGGCCCCGTTCGCGGTCATCCCGCACCGGCCGCCGGTGGACCTGCTGGACGAGGAGTACCCGCTGCGGCTGACGACCGGCCGCCGGCTCGACTCGTACAACACCGGAGTGCAGTCGTCGGGCTTCGCCTCGCCGCTGCGCCGGGGGGAGACCATCGAGATGTGCCCGGAGGACGCCGCGCGGCTCGGCCTGGTCGCCGGCGAGGAGGTGCGGATCACCTCGCGGCGCGGCTCGGTCGTCGCCCCGGTCTACGTGGACCCGGCGCTGCGGCCGGGACTGGTCTTCATGACCATGCACTTCCCGGACGAGGTGGACACCAACGCGCTCACCATCGAGGCGACCTGCCCGATCGCGGGCACGGCCGAGTTCAAGGCGGCGGCCGTGCGGGTCGAGAGGCTCGTCCCGCAGCCCGCCCCGCAGCCGTCCCTGCGGTCCGCTCCGCAGCCCGTACAGGCCGGGTGA
- a CDS encoding IclR family transcriptional regulator, whose product MTLPVDAADGGAQSGVRGVKSAARTVELLELLASRQNRPARLRELSEALGAPRSSVYALIRTLAEHGWVRTDATGTLYSIGIRALLAGTTYLDTDPYLRIVQPHINDLSALLDETIHFGRLDRDDIVYLATKESSQYLRPFSRVGRRLPAFSTAMGKALLAERLGTDMEVPVPERLTPLTPHTIVDRDALVADLRQARERGYATDDEENYEGVACFGFALRYSRPATDAISCSVPVANLTPERSREIVEAMERTRLAIERMAPVDLSAEF is encoded by the coding sequence ATGACCCTTCCTGTTGACGCCGCGGACGGCGGAGCGCAGAGCGGTGTCCGGGGGGTGAAGTCCGCCGCGCGCACGGTGGAGTTGCTGGAGCTGCTCGCCTCACGCCAGAACCGCCCGGCCCGGCTGCGCGAGCTCAGCGAGGCGCTCGGCGCGCCGCGGAGCAGCGTCTACGCGCTCATCCGGACGCTCGCCGAGCACGGCTGGGTGCGCACCGACGCCACGGGCACGCTCTACAGCATCGGCATCCGCGCCCTGCTCGCCGGCACGACGTACCTCGACACCGACCCCTACCTGCGCATCGTCCAGCCGCACATCAACGACCTCAGCGCGCTGCTCGACGAGACGATCCACTTCGGCCGCCTCGACCGGGACGACATCGTCTACCTGGCGACGAAGGAGTCCAGCCAGTACCTCCGCCCGTTCAGCCGGGTGGGGCGCAGGCTGCCGGCGTTCAGCACCGCCATGGGCAAGGCGCTGCTGGCCGAGCGGCTCGGCACGGACATGGAGGTGCCCGTCCCCGAGCGGCTCACCCCGCTCACCCCCCACACCATCGTGGACCGCGACGCCCTGGTCGCCGACCTGCGGCAGGCTCGCGAGCGCGGCTACGCCACCGACGACGAGGAGAACTACGAGGGCGTGGCGTGCTTCGGCTTCGCCCTGCGCTACAGCCGCCCGGCGACCGACGCGATCAGCTGTTCGGTGCCGGTCGCGAACCTCACCCCCGAGCGGTCCCGCGAGATCGTCGAGGCGATGGAGCGCACGCGGCTGGCCATCGAGCGGATGGCTCCGGTCGATCTGTCCGCCGAGTTCTGA
- a CDS encoding 2-dehydropantoate 2-reductase, translating to MKVAVLGAGAIGAYVGAALHRAGVEVHLIARGAHLAAIRESGVRVLSPRGDFTAHPNATADPREVGPVDHVFLGLKANAYAAAGPMVGPLLHESTSIIAAQNGIPWWYFHGLDGPYRGHRIESVDPGGAVTAALPLERAVGCVVYAATEIEAPGVIRHLEGTRFSIGEPDGRLSARCGAFSEAAVAGGLKCPVEHDLRRDIWIKLMGNIAFNPISALARATMAGICRHDGARELVVAMMRETLQVARSVGCDPGVSIERRLRGAERAGEHRTSTLQDLEKGKPMELDVLLAAVVELADLTGTNVPTLRAIHAVSDLLNENLVRAS from the coding sequence ATGAAGGTCGCTGTTCTTGGCGCCGGCGCCATAGGCGCGTACGTGGGGGCCGCCCTGCACCGGGCAGGGGTCGAGGTGCACCTCATCGCGAGGGGCGCGCACCTCGCGGCCATCCGGGAGTCCGGTGTGCGGGTGCTGAGCCCACGGGGCGACTTCACCGCCCACCCCAACGCGACCGCCGACCCTCGCGAGGTCGGCCCGGTCGATCACGTCTTCCTGGGACTCAAGGCCAACGCTTACGCGGCGGCCGGACCGATGGTCGGACCGCTGCTGCACGAGTCCACGAGCATCATCGCCGCACAGAACGGCATCCCGTGGTGGTACTTCCACGGACTCGACGGCCCCTACCGGGGCCACCGGATCGAGAGCGTGGACCCGGGCGGCGCGGTGACGGCGGCGCTGCCGCTGGAGCGGGCGGTCGGCTGCGTGGTCTACGCGGCCACCGAGATCGAGGCACCCGGCGTGATCCGCCACCTGGAGGGCACCCGGTTCTCGATCGGCGAGCCCGACGGGCGGCTGTCGGCCCGGTGCGGGGCCTTCAGCGAGGCGGCCGTGGCGGGCGGCCTGAAGTGCCCGGTGGAGCACGACCTGCGCCGTGACATCTGGATCAAGCTCATGGGCAACATCGCGTTCAACCCGATCAGCGCGCTGGCCCGGGCCACGATGGCCGGGATCTGCCGCCACGACGGCGCACGGGAGCTGGTCGTGGCCATGATGCGCGAGACGCTCCAGGTGGCCAGGAGCGTCGGCTGCGATCCCGGCGTCTCGATCGAGCGCCGCCTGCGGGGCGCCGAACGGGCGGGCGAGCACCGGACGTCCACCCTCCAGGACCTGGAGAAGGGCAAGCCGATGGAGCTGGACGTGCTGCTGGCGGCGGTCGTGGAGCTCGCCGACCTGACGGGCACGAACGTGCCCACCCTGCGGGCGATCCACGCGGTGAGCGACCTGCTCAACGAGAACCTTGTCCGCGCGAGCTAA
- a CDS encoding 2Fe-2S iron-sulfur cluster-binding protein, translating into MPLQPPRRLVDVEIDGETVRVPEDATVLDACAAAGKDVPTLCHGDTLTPKNACRVCVVEVAGARTLAPACSRKVEAGMSVGTDTERARHSRKVVLELLASSVDLSTTPRAAEWIAEYGAEPGRFGEQAATVAQPPKVDNDLYVRDYGKCILCYKCVDACGEQWQNTFAIAVAGRGFDATISTEFDAPLTDSACVYCGNCVEVCPTGALSFKSEFDMRAEGTWDESRQTRTTTICSYCGVGCNLTLHVQENKIVKVTSPHDNPVTHGNLCVKGRFGYGYV; encoded by the coding sequence ATCCCGCTCCAACCGCCGCGCAGGCTCGTCGACGTCGAGATCGACGGCGAGACCGTGCGGGTGCCCGAAGACGCCACCGTCCTGGACGCCTGCGCGGCGGCCGGGAAGGACGTGCCGACCCTCTGCCACGGCGACACGCTCACCCCGAAGAACGCCTGCCGGGTCTGCGTGGTCGAGGTGGCGGGCGCGCGGACGCTGGCCCCGGCCTGCTCCAGGAAGGTCGAGGCCGGCATGTCCGTCGGCACGGACACCGAGCGGGCCAGGCACAGCCGCAAGGTGGTGCTGGAGCTGCTCGCCTCGTCCGTGGACCTGTCGACCACGCCGCGCGCCGCCGAGTGGATCGCCGAGTACGGCGCCGAGCCCGGCAGGTTCGGCGAGCAGGCGGCCACGGTCGCGCAGCCGCCCAAGGTGGACAACGACCTGTACGTGCGCGACTACGGCAAGTGCATCCTGTGCTACAAGTGCGTGGACGCCTGCGGCGAGCAGTGGCAGAACACCTTCGCCATCGCGGTGGCGGGCAGGGGGTTCGACGCGACGATCTCCACCGAGTTCGACGCCCCGCTCACCGACTCGGCCTGCGTCTACTGCGGCAACTGCGTCGAGGTGTGCCCCACCGGGGCGCTGTCGTTCAAGTCGGAGTTCGACATGCGCGCCGAGGGCACCTGGGACGAGTCGCGGCAGACGCGGACGACGACGATCTGCAGCTACTGCGGAGTGGGCTGCAACCTGACCCTGCACGTCCAGGAGAACAAGATCGTCAAGGTGACGTCGCCGCACGACAACCCGGTCACCCACGGCAACCTCTGCGTCAAGGGCCGCTTCGGATACGGCTATGTCTAG
- the fdhD gene encoding formate dehydrogenase accessory sulfurtransferase FdhD encodes MSRVTVRRPVLRVRQAVPAHRIDSLAAEEPLEIRVGGEPLTVTMRTPGDDFDLAAGFLVSEGTVAAPADIVAIRYCAGATREGLNTYNVVDVTLAPGVAAPRARNFYTTSSCGVCGKASLEAVRTVARWDVRDDPVELSLETVAALPDRLRAAQRVFDRTGGLHAAGLFTAAGEPLCVREDVGRHNAVDKLLGWALRTGRLPLRSAVLMVSGRASFELVQKAVMGGVPVLAAVSAPSSLAVELAAERGLTLIGFLRGESMNVYTCDQRLNVTPGGGNGSSAARPAG; translated from the coding sequence ATGTCCAGGGTGACCGTGCGGCGGCCGGTGCTGCGCGTCCGGCAGGCCGTGCCCGCGCACCGGATCGACTCGCTGGCCGCCGAGGAGCCGCTGGAGATCAGGGTCGGCGGCGAGCCGCTGACGGTCACCATGCGCACCCCGGGCGACGACTTCGACCTGGCGGCCGGTTTCCTGGTCAGCGAGGGGACGGTCGCCGCGCCCGCCGACATCGTGGCGATCCGCTACTGCGCGGGGGCGACGCGCGAGGGTCTCAACACCTACAACGTCGTGGACGTCACGCTCGCGCCCGGTGTGGCCGCGCCGCGGGCGCGCAACTTCTACACCACCTCCTCCTGCGGCGTCTGCGGCAAGGCGTCGTTGGAGGCGGTGCGGACCGTGGCCCGGTGGGACGTACGGGACGACCCGGTCGAGCTCTCCCTGGAGACGGTCGCCGCCCTGCCGGACCGGCTGCGCGCCGCCCAGCGGGTCTTCGACCGGACCGGCGGGCTGCACGCGGCGGGGCTGTTCACCGCGGCCGGCGAGCCGCTGTGCGTGCGCGAGGACGTCGGCCGGCACAACGCCGTGGACAAGCTACTGGGGTGGGCGCTGCGGACGGGGCGCCTCCCGCTGCGGTCCGCGGTGCTCATGGTCTCCGGCCGCGCCTCGTTCGAGCTGGTGCAGAAGGCCGTCATGGGCGGCGTCCCCGTCCTGGCGGCGGTGTCGGCGCCGTCCTCGCTCGCCGTGGAGCTCGCCGCCGAACGGGGGCTGACGCTGATCGGCTTCCTGCGGGGCGAGTCGATGAACGTCTACACCTGCGACCAGCGCCTGAACGTCACCCCGGGCGGCGGAAACGGCTCTTCCGCCGCGCGTCCTGCGGGGTGA